One segment of Anatilimnocola aggregata DNA contains the following:
- a CDS encoding cbb3-type cytochrome c oxidase subunit I gives MTALAAPTESAPRHEELVDDRLIMWYYYMALSFLTISMLAGILMAFQLIKANPLSGIELFSPGRWRMLHTNAIAYGFLANAFLGTIHWAIPRLTFHPVASRKLSYFIFFAWQFVVLSTAAGIILGPTFQDQPWVMYLAKTYHLPMGLGAQGLEWGETPFWIDPLSLVGLLLVAYNFMMPIARTKGPMYVSLWYFMAMFVWTPLTVAMGNLLPEYTVAGTSAGAIGGLFIHDLVGLFVTPLGWGLMYYFVPIMLKKPIWSHGLSLVGFWGLAFFYPLQGIHHFLYTPIPMFLQYGAVISTIAVELVVATVVINFFGTLWGRGRAFIDNLPIRYFYTGMVFYFITCFQCALQVTLTFQKLIHFTDWVVGHAHLVMFGVFTLWLFGIMTYLIPLLLKREWYSRTLIEWHYWLSAVGLFIMFLDLTLAGVFQGYYWASMQPWEVSTNGSQPFWIVRAFAGFMMFGGLLCFLYNLTMTVRGEVTQPTSSDSTSVVVLGS, from the coding sequence ATGACTGCACTGGCTGCACCGACTGAATCAGCGCCCCGGCACGAAGAACTTGTCGATGACAGACTGATCATGTGGTACTACTACATGGCGCTGTCATTCCTGACGATCTCGATGCTCGCTGGCATCCTGATGGCGTTCCAGTTGATCAAGGCGAATCCGCTTAGCGGCATCGAGCTCTTTTCGCCCGGTCGCTGGCGCATGCTCCACACGAATGCCATCGCCTATGGCTTTTTGGCGAACGCGTTCCTGGGGACGATTCACTGGGCCATTCCGCGACTTACCTTTCACCCGGTCGCCAGCCGCAAACTGTCGTACTTCATCTTCTTTGCCTGGCAATTCGTCGTCTTGAGCACGGCGGCGGGCATCATCCTGGGCCCAACGTTTCAAGATCAACCTTGGGTCATGTACCTTGCCAAGACGTATCACCTGCCGATGGGTCTCGGCGCCCAAGGTTTGGAATGGGGCGAAACTCCCTTCTGGATCGATCCTCTTTCGCTCGTCGGTCTGCTGCTCGTTGCGTACAACTTCATGATGCCGATTGCCCGCACCAAGGGGCCCATGTATGTCAGCTTGTGGTACTTCATGGCGATGTTTGTCTGGACACCACTCACCGTGGCGATGGGCAATCTCCTGCCCGAGTACACAGTCGCAGGAACAAGCGCCGGCGCGATTGGCGGGCTATTCATTCACGATCTCGTCGGGCTGTTCGTGACGCCGTTGGGTTGGGGCCTGATGTACTACTTCGTCCCGATCATGCTGAAGAAGCCGATCTGGAGCCACGGTCTGTCGCTGGTGGGTTTCTGGGGGCTCGCCTTCTTCTATCCGTTGCAAGGCATTCACCATTTCCTCTACACGCCGATTCCGATGTTCTTGCAGTATGGAGCAGTGATCTCGACGATTGCGGTCGAACTGGTTGTGGCGACGGTCGTGATCAACTTCTTCGGCACCTTGTGGGGCCGAGGTCGTGCCTTCATCGACAACCTGCCGATTCGCTACTTCTATACCGGCATGGTGTTTTACTTCATCACCTGCTTTCAATGCGCGTTGCAAGTCACGCTGACCTTTCAGAAGTTGATTCACTTCACCGACTGGGTCGTGGGGCATGCTCACCTGGTGATGTTTGGCGTGTTTACGCTCTGGCTCTTCGGCATCATGACTTACCTGATTCCGCTCCTGCTCAAGCGCGAGTGGTACAGCCGCACATTGATCGAATGGCACTACTGGCTCTCGGCCGTGGGGCTCTTCATCATGTTTTTGGACCTTACGTTGGCTGGCGTGTTCCAAGGTTATTACTGGGCCTCGATGCAACCTTGGGAAGTGTCGACCAACGGCTCGCAGCCCTTCTGGATCGTGCGTGCCTTTGCGGGCTTCATGATGTTCGGCGGGCTGCTCTGTTTTCTCTACAACCTGACCATGACTGTTCGCGGCGAAGTCACGCAACCGACCAGCAGCGACAGCACTTCCGTCGTCGTGCTCGGTAGCTGA
- a CDS encoding cytochrome c, which translates to MSGCGAPVELKYTSRVDLQQLPAKHQQQIQASLEDYFGTARFPKFLAVAPAEEQPADAPQPKLIEREDRGHLQHGQAVYLNQCAGCHGVTGDGQGPAAKYLDPPPRDYRLGKFKFTSTPRGVKPRRTDLQRVLRRGAKGTSMPSFPWMTEDDLEAVIDYVMLLSSRGELEYRLGQVAQADLTEEDDVVPAIVAEQAQGIALSWDEAEQQIVRPLTREITPSEETIAAGAKAFVQLNCYKCHGHDGRGIKTGNIGKDDWGRVARAADLTTGTLHGGGRPIDIYRRIYSGINGTPMPAFAQPDANKGETETQRSDTIWHLSHFVNSVANGQPLPMDVIDAEIREQLKAQPVEPAAAPSE; encoded by the coding sequence ATGTCCGGCTGTGGTGCACCAGTCGAGTTAAAATACACGTCGCGCGTTGATCTGCAGCAGCTTCCTGCGAAGCATCAACAGCAGATTCAAGCCAGTCTGGAAGACTACTTTGGCACGGCTCGCTTTCCGAAGTTTCTCGCGGTCGCGCCTGCTGAGGAACAGCCTGCGGATGCTCCGCAGCCGAAGCTAATCGAGCGCGAAGATCGGGGACACCTGCAACACGGTCAGGCCGTTTATCTCAATCAGTGTGCCGGTTGTCACGGCGTGACCGGCGACGGCCAAGGTCCCGCGGCGAAGTACCTCGATCCTCCCCCGCGCGACTATCGCTTAGGTAAGTTCAAATTCACAAGCACTCCGCGTGGTGTAAAGCCTCGGCGAACTGATCTGCAGCGTGTCCTTCGTCGTGGAGCGAAAGGGACGAGCATGCCTTCGTTCCCATGGATGACGGAGGACGATCTTGAAGCCGTGATTGACTACGTCATGCTGCTCAGTTCACGCGGCGAACTTGAATATCGGCTGGGACAGGTCGCGCAGGCTGATCTCACCGAAGAAGACGATGTCGTTCCAGCCATCGTCGCCGAACAGGCTCAGGGAATTGCCCTATCTTGGGACGAAGCAGAGCAACAGATCGTACGCCCGCTGACACGAGAAATAACTCCCAGCGAGGAGACAATTGCCGCTGGCGCGAAGGCCTTTGTGCAACTCAACTGCTACAAGTGCCACGGACATGATGGGCGCGGCATCAAGACGGGAAACATCGGCAAAGATGATTGGGGCCGCGTTGCGCGTGCAGCGGACCTCACCACGGGCACGCTCCACGGTGGCGGTCGTCCGATCGATATCTATCGCCGAATCTACTCTGGTATCAATGGCACTCCGATGCCCGCCTTCGCTCAGCCCGATGCGAACAAAGGCGAAACCGAGACCCAACGCAGCGATACCATCTGGCACCTTTCGCACTTCGTGAACAGTGTGGCGAATGGTCAGCCCTTGCCCATGGATGTGATCGACGCGGAGATTCGCGAGCAGTTGAAGGCTCAACCAGTGGAGCCCGCCGCGGCCCCCAGCGAATAG